The Tenacibaculum jejuense genome includes a window with the following:
- a CDS encoding regulatory protein RecX: MNKQSVVTVDEVKRKLERFCVYQDRCHKEVEDKLRGFHLIPEARELILLHLLEHDFLNEERFSRSFARGKFRIKNWGKVRITRELKLRDISVYNIKQALSEIDEEEYFSKLNSLAERKISSTNESNSFKKRKKVFDYLNYRGYEINLINEVLNELLK; the protein is encoded by the coding sequence ATGAATAAACAGAGTGTGGTAACGGTAGATGAGGTAAAAAGAAAGCTTGAAAGATTTTGTGTGTATCAAGATCGATGTCATAAAGAGGTAGAAGATAAATTAAGGGGTTTTCATTTAATACCAGAAGCAAGAGAGCTTATTTTATTACATCTTTTAGAACATGATTTTTTAAATGAAGAGCGTTTTTCAAGAAGTTTTGCTAGAGGGAAATTTAGAATTAAAAATTGGGGAAAGGTTCGTATTACTAGAGAATTAAAACTAAGAGATATTTCAGTCTATAATATTAAACAAGCACTTTCAGAGATAGATGAAGAAGAGTATTTTTCGAAATTAAATAGTTTAGCTGAAAGAAAAATTTCGTCTACTAATGAATCTAATTCTTTTAAGAAAAGAAAAAAAGTTTTTGATTATTTGAATTACCGAGGATATGAAATCAACTTAATAAACGAAGTTTTAAATGAACTTTTAAAATAA
- a CDS encoding T9SS type A sorting domain-containing protein, with translation MKKVYFLVLLSFSVVCYSQTLSNAPWNNNALKNKSEKETLENISLRAENYFKTIDKFKKGSGYKPFKRWEYHWSYYLKPDGTISSSQDLWNAWEEKKVLSRSSVSNRTNTSNWTPLGPFDNTNTYNATPQKRTGQGRINTIAVDPNNPNTYYIGAPAGGIWKSTDAGTSWIPLTDNLPQIGVSGIAINPSNSNVIYIATGDDDADDSFAVGVWKSIDGGATWNKTGDIAGDPSSMNEIYIHPTNNETILVATSVGVIKSTDGGNTWSVKLIQNIVDLKMKPGDPTTWYAVSNSKFFKSTDSGENFSEIDIPSLTNSGRITLDVTPADPNYVYFVSAARNSTFNGVYKSTDSGNTFSKTAETSNIFGDSLQAFFDLAITVSDTDKDTVFVGVLDIWKSNNGGDSFTKINDWRFPDMPTYTHADIHFLRFFDGDFFAGTDGGIYLSTDNGDSFTDLTNTIAISQFYKLSISQQTSDIIAGGLQDNGGFGYDGTNWRNYHGGDGMEGIVDVNNSNVFYGFTQFGGRLTVSQDQGETREIFINMNPRRDDFLFAPNDETGSGDSGGEWVTPLVMNTDGELFAGYRSLYRFDNTSWTKVSNSSGNAFRDDIDLLEIDPNNNDIIYAAEGRTLYRSNNRGGSFIDIFTFPENINSIEINNGDSKIGWVVTNSSVFKADNLSLFIPVFTNITGNLPSENKTVLKHHDESGNNTVYLGTNLGVYFINDDLSEWQTFDNNLPNVQVTDLDISEKDSKLYAATYGRGIFVTNIPKQGVLSISENVLLNSISIFPNPSTSLFNLSRNTTEELDLKIFDLSGKEVFSKKKIIDTNYIIDLTNYTKGIYILNITSEGKSASKKLILN, from the coding sequence ATGAAAAAAGTTTACTTTTTAGTATTACTTAGTTTTTCTGTTGTTTGCTATTCTCAAACACTAAGTAATGCTCCATGGAATAACAATGCCTTAAAAAATAAAAGCGAAAAAGAAACTTTAGAAAATATTTCTCTTAGAGCTGAAAATTATTTCAAAACAATAGATAAATTTAAAAAAGGTAGCGGATATAAACCTTTTAAACGTTGGGAATATCATTGGTCTTATTATTTAAAACCGGATGGTACAATATCTAGTTCTCAAGATTTATGGAATGCATGGGAAGAAAAAAAAGTATTAAGTAGGTCCTCTGTTAGCAATAGAACCAATACAAGTAATTGGACTCCCCTTGGACCTTTTGATAATACTAATACATATAACGCAACGCCTCAAAAACGAACAGGACAAGGAAGAATAAATACAATAGCTGTTGATCCTAATAATCCTAACACATATTATATTGGTGCCCCAGCAGGTGGAATATGGAAATCTACAGACGCTGGTACTAGTTGGATACCTTTAACTGATAATTTACCACAAATTGGAGTCTCAGGGATAGCTATTAACCCTAGTAATTCAAACGTTATATATATTGCTACTGGTGATGATGACGCAGATGATTCTTTTGCTGTGGGAGTATGGAAATCTATTGATGGTGGTGCAACATGGAATAAAACTGGTGATATTGCTGGTGATCCTAGTTCTATGAATGAAATCTATATACACCCAACTAATAATGAAACTATTTTAGTTGCTACCAGTGTGGGAGTTATAAAAAGTACTGACGGAGGAAATACATGGTCTGTAAAATTAATTCAAAATATAGTTGATTTAAAAATGAAACCAGGAGATCCTACAACATGGTACGCCGTAAGTAATAGTAAGTTTTTTAAATCAACTGATTCAGGAGAAAATTTTTCTGAAATTGATATCCCTTCCTTAACTAATTCAGGTAGAATTACGTTAGATGTAACTCCAGCAGACCCTAACTACGTCTATTTTGTTAGTGCTGCAAGAAATAGCACTTTTAATGGAGTATATAAATCTACAGACAGTGGAAACACATTTAGTAAAACAGCAGAAACATCAAATATTTTTGGAGATAGTCTACAAGCATTTTTTGACTTAGCAATAACTGTATCTGATACTGATAAAGATACTGTATTTGTTGGGGTATTGGATATATGGAAATCTAATAACGGAGGAGATAGCTTTACGAAAATAAACGACTGGAGATTTCCTGATATGCCAACTTACACACATGCTGACATCCATTTTTTAAGATTTTTTGATGGTGATTTCTTTGCTGGTACAGATGGTGGAATTTATTTATCAACTGATAATGGTGATTCTTTTACAGATTTAACTAATACTATTGCGATTAGCCAATTTTATAAACTTTCTATATCTCAACAAACATCAGACATCATCGCTGGTGGATTGCAAGACAATGGAGGATTTGGATATGATGGTACTAACTGGAGAAATTATCATGGTGGTGACGGTATGGAAGGTATTGTTGATGTAAACAATTCTAATGTTTTTTATGGATTCACACAGTTTGGAGGACGTTTGACTGTAAGCCAAGATCAAGGTGAAACTAGAGAAATTTTTATAAACATGAATCCTAGGCGCGATGATTTTTTATTCGCTCCAAATGATGAAACTGGCTCTGGAGATAGTGGTGGAGAATGGGTGACTCCGCTAGTAATGAATACAGATGGAGAATTATTCGCTGGATATAGAAGTCTTTACAGATTTGATAATACTTCTTGGACAAAAGTTTCCAATTCTTCTGGTAATGCTTTTAGAGATGATATAGATTTATTAGAAATAGACCCAAACAACAATGATATCATATATGCTGCAGAGGGTAGAACATTATATAGAAGTAATAATAGGGGAGGATCTTTTATTGATATATTTACGTTTCCAGAAAATATAAATTCAATAGAAATAAACAATGGAGATTCTAAAATTGGATGGGTCGTGACAAACAGCTCAGTATTCAAAGCTGATAATTTATCTCTTTTTATACCTGTTTTCACAAATATAACTGGAAATCTTCCTTCGGAAAACAAAACTGTATTAAAACATCATGATGAAAGTGGTAATAATACTGTTTATTTAGGTACTAATTTAGGAGTTTATTTTATTAATGACGATTTATCTGAATGGCAAACCTTTGATAATAATTTACCTAACGTACAAGTTACCGACCTAGATATCAGCGAAAAAGATTCTAAACTTTATGCAGCAACATACGGTAGAGGTATTTTTGTAACTAATATCCCTAAACAAGGCGTTTTATCAATTAGTGAAAACGTTTTACTAAATAGTATATCGATATTCCCTAATCCGTCTACAAGTTTATTCAATTTAAGTAGAAATACAACAGAGGAACTAGATTTAAAAATATTTGATTTATCTGGTAAAGAAGTATTTAGTAAAAAGAAAATAATAGACACAAATTATATTATTGATTTAACAAATTATACTAAAGGTATTTATATTTTAAATATTACCTCAGAAGGTAAATCTGCTTCTAAAAAATTAATTTTGAATTAA
- a CDS encoding efflux RND transporter permease subunit codes for MTEQQKKVDKEFGLSSWAINNKTTIYVLMVIILFSGISAFINMPRENFPEIKETKIYVSSVFPGNTAEDIEKLITDPLEEKLKTVSNVTKINSTSQENVSMITIEFNEQITVEEAKQKVKDEIDEEVSGEDWPTFNGAKVEPNVFELNIAEETPILNINISGDFTVEQLKEYAEYLQDEIEDLKEIKKADIRGAEEKEVEVAVDIYKMMAAQVSFNDVLQSIGNGNATISAGNIISSGQRRTIRVLGEIEQPSELDNFVVKSERGSAIYLKDIATVSFKDKDKTTYARENAESVVMLDVKKRSGENMVEATDKIREIVKVAQETKVLPETLKVTLANDQSSKTVGQVDDLVNNIIFGVILVVTVLMFFLGLKNALFVGFAIPMSMFMSLMILNIMGYTMNTMILFGLIMGLGMLVDNGIVVVENVYRLMDEEGMSRLEAARKGIGEIAFPIIISTATTVAAFIPLGMWPGVMGQFMIYFPITLSVVLGSSLFVAVFFNSVLVSQFMSTEDKNMPLNKIIRLTIILGVLGLLFVIFGGAIRPLGTLLIFAAANFWVYRFIMRPAANRFQSRVLPRWERFYERMISGVLKGWKPQVISIITLLMLFVSIGGFVNSVQKKRTKVEFFPDNTPNQVIVYVEYPQGTDIEKTNAIMKDIEQRVTNVINSSEYLDGEYNFLVESSITQVGAGSGNPQTDGGSTAEMPHRGKVVASMREYKYRKGADSKVLKKAITDELQGVYPGLSISVEKDPVGPPAGYPINIELEGKDYAELINVAEKMRDFINTKSIPGIAELKIDVNKSKPTMLVDVDRKKAGELGVSAAQVGTQLRNSIFGAKAGVYKEDGEDYDIYVRFNEENRYNTSAIFNQNITFRDPSNGQVKSIPVSALATQKNTSGFSAIKHKQGKRVVTVYSALAPGFTDAGAIVSKIQNEMKTFTELPAQIKVDYTGQIEEQNKQMAFLMGAFFSGLGLIFLILIYQFNSVSKPAIIMLAIFLSLIGVFGGIVISGSSFVIMMTMMGIISLAGIVVNNGVVLLDYTQLLIDRRKVDLGLDDDEFVSVEDLKESIIKGGKARLRPVLLTAITTILGLIPLATGLNINFYTLVSELDPHIYVGGDNVIFWGPLAWTVIYGLIVATFLTLIVVPILFYLITKFKMWIKNRNTVTEESFDEIAEIGN; via the coding sequence ATGTTACTAAAATCAACTCTACTTCTCAAGAGAATGTTTCGATGATTACCATCGAATTTAACGAACAAATTACCGTTGAAGAAGCGAAGCAAAAAGTTAAAGATGAAATTGATGAAGAGGTTTCAGGTGAAGACTGGCCAACGTTTAACGGAGCAAAAGTTGAACCTAACGTTTTCGAATTAAATATTGCTGAAGAAACGCCGATTTTAAATATTAATATTTCTGGAGATTTTACTGTAGAACAATTAAAAGAATATGCAGAATATCTTCAAGATGAAATAGAAGATTTAAAGGAAATTAAAAAGGCAGATATTCGTGGAGCTGAAGAGAAAGAAGTTGAAGTTGCTGTAGATATCTATAAAATGATGGCTGCTCAAGTTAGTTTCAACGATGTGCTTCAATCTATTGGAAATGGAAATGCTACAATTTCTGCTGGTAATATTATTTCTAGTGGTCAAAGAAGAACGATTCGTGTTCTTGGAGAAATAGAACAACCTTCAGAGTTAGATAATTTCGTAGTAAAATCTGAAAGAGGTAGTGCAATTTATTTAAAAGATATTGCAACAGTTTCTTTTAAAGACAAAGACAAAACAACGTATGCTCGTGAGAATGCAGAATCTGTAGTAATGCTTGATGTTAAAAAGCGTTCTGGAGAAAATATGGTTGAGGCAACTGATAAAATTAGAGAAATTGTAAAAGTAGCTCAAGAAACTAAAGTATTACCAGAAACACTTAAAGTAACTTTAGCAAACGATCAATCTTCTAAAACAGTTGGTCAGGTAGATGATTTAGTAAATAATATCATTTTTGGAGTTATTTTAGTAGTAACTGTACTGATGTTCTTCTTAGGGTTGAAAAATGCATTATTCGTAGGATTTGCAATTCCAATGTCAATGTTTATGTCGTTAATGATCTTAAACATAATGGGATACACCATGAATACCATGATTCTTTTCGGGTTAATTATGGGATTAGGAATGTTAGTAGATAACGGAATTGTAGTTGTTGAAAATGTGTACCGTTTGATGGATGAAGAAGGGATGTCGAGATTAGAAGCAGCTCGAAAAGGTATTGGTGAAATTGCTTTCCCAATTATTATTTCTACAGCAACAACAGTTGCAGCATTTATTCCTTTAGGGATGTGGCCAGGGGTAATGGGACAATTCATGATTTATTTCCCAATCACATTATCCGTAGTATTAGGTTCGTCTTTATTTGTAGCGGTATTCTTTAATTCAGTACTGGTATCTCAATTTATGAGTACAGAAGATAAAAATATGCCATTAAACAAGATTATACGTTTAACAATAATCTTAGGAGTTTTAGGATTGCTTTTTGTAATATTTGGTGGAGCTATTAGACCATTGGGAACATTATTGATTTTTGCTGCTGCAAATTTCTGGGTATACAGGTTCATTATGCGTCCTGCTGCTAACAGATTTCAATCTCGTGTTTTACCAAGATGGGAGCGTTTTTATGAAAGAATGATTAGTGGTGTGTTAAAAGGTTGGAAACCACAAGTAATTTCGATAATTACGTTATTAATGTTATTTGTTTCTATAGGAGGTTTCGTAAATTCTGTTCAGAAAAAAAGAACAAAAGTAGAATTCTTTCCAGATAATACGCCAAATCAAGTTATTGTATATGTTGAGTATCCGCAAGGAACGGATATTGAAAAAACAAATGCAATAATGAAGGATATTGAACAACGAGTAACTAATGTGATTAATTCTTCTGAATATTTAGATGGAGAATATAACTTTTTAGTTGAGAGTTCTATTACTCAAGTTGGTGCAGGATCAGGAAATCCACAAACAGATGGAGGTTCAACAGCAGAAATGCCACACAGAGGGAAAGTTGTAGCTTCTATGCGCGAGTATAAGTATAGAAAAGGTGCAGATAGTAAAGTCCTTAAAAAAGCAATTACCGACGAATTACAAGGAGTGTATCCAGGATTATCAATTTCTGTTGAGAAAGACCCAGTTGGTCCACCTGCTGGTTATCCGATTAATATTGAATTAGAAGGTAAAGATTATGCTGAACTGATTAATGTAGCTGAAAAAATGCGTGATTTTATCAATACGAAATCTATTCCTGGAATTGCAGAGCTTAAGATTGATGTAAATAAATCTAAGCCAACTATGTTAGTTGATGTTGATAGAAAGAAAGCTGGAGAATTAGGTGTTAGTGCAGCTCAAGTGGGAACACAATTACGTAATTCTATCTTCGGAGCTAAAGCTGGTGTTTATAAAGAAGATGGTGAAGATTATGATATTTATGTAAGATTTAATGAAGAGAACAGATACAATACAAGTGCTATTTTTAATCAGAATATTACTTTTAGAGATCCTTCAAACGGACAAGTGAAATCTATTCCAGTTTCCGCTTTAGCAACACAAAAAAATACTTCAGGATTTAGTGCAATAAAACATAAACAAGGAAAAAGAGTAGTAACAGTATACTCAGCATTAGCACCAGGTTTTACAGATGCAGGAGCAATTGTGTCTAAGATTCAAAATGAAATGAAAACCTTTACTGAATTACCGGCTCAAATCAAAGTAGATTATACAGGGCAAATTGAAGAGCAAAACAAACAAATGGCTTTCTTAATGGGAGCATTCTTCTCTGGTTTAGGTTTAATTTTCTTAATCTTAATTTATCAGTTCAATTCTGTGTCAAAACCAGCAATTATTATGCTTGCTATATTCTTAAGTTTAATAGGAGTGTTCGGAGGAATTGTAATTTCTGGTTCATCATTTGTTATTATGATGACAATGATGGGGATTATTTCACTCGCCGGAATTGTGGTAAATAACGGTGTTGTACTACTCGATTATACACAGCTATTGATAGATAGAAGAAAAGTTGATTTAGGCTTAGATGATGATGAGTTTGTTTCTGTAGAAGATTTAAAAGAAAGTATTATTAAAGGAGGAAAGGCAAGATTACGTCCGGTATTATTAACGGCAATTACAACAATTTTAGGTCTTATTCCTTTAGCTACAGGTTTAAATATAAATTTCTACACTTTAGTATCAGAATTAGATCCGCATATTTATGTTGGAGGAGATAACGTAATTTTCTGGGGGCCATTAGCATGGACTGTAATCTATGGTTTAATTGTAGCTACATTCTTAACATTAATTGTTGTTCCAATTTTATTCTATTTAATCACAAAGTTTAAAATGTGGATCAAAAATAGAAATACAGTTACAGAAGAATCATTTGATGAAATAGCAGAAATAGGAAATTAA